The DNA region TTTGTTGTCCCTTTATTCGCTTTAACGATATACCTCTCATTAGTAACAGCCCCAACATTAATGCAAGCGATTGAGCGAGTGAAGACAAGCGATCAAGCTAACTTAGATATTCGCGGCATTACGGATGGGCGCTTTAATGAATACAGTCGTGGCGACTTGGTTTTTTATGTTGAAAAAATAACCAGCGACGACAAGATGTTGAACGTATTTATACAAAATCGTCAGCATGGCAAGTTGGGGATTACCTCATCGAAAAGTGGCGAAATAAAGGTGGACCCTGTCACAGGCGATCGTTTTATTATTCTAAAAGACGGTAACCGTTATGAAGGCGTGCCGGGCCAAGCAGATTATAAAATTACCAAATTTAAGGAATACGGTGTTGTAGTGGCGGAAAAGTCGTCAGCACAGGTGTCATTTGGTACCAAAGAAACCTCTACTATTCAGTTGATGGCGATGAAGTCGCCTAGAGCAATCAGTGAACTGCAAAAGCGTTGGTCTGTGCCGTTGGCCTTAATAACATTTGCCTTATTAGCAGTACCCATTAGCCGTGTATCGCCACGTGCAGGAATGTATGGGAATTTATTAACGGCTTTGCTGATCTATATTGTGTTTGAAAACTTCATGAGTTTATCGCACTCGTGGTTAGTAAAAGGGGTAACGGCACCTTGGTTTGGCATATGGTGGGTGCATCTACTGCTAATAGGTGTTACAGCAATTATGGTGGTTAATATGCACGGTGTTAGCTATGTTAAAAAGAAAGTGATGTTTAAAAGATGAAGGTCGTTAATAAATACATAGCCGTAGAAATGTTAAAAAGCACGGCGGTGGCGGTGCTTTTTTTGTTATCACTGGTATTGGTCATTACGTTTGCCGATGAGCTAGACGATATGGGCAAAGGTCAATATGGTTTAGTTGAGATTTTTAAGTACTTGGCATTAATTGCACCGCGTAATTTTTATGAATTACTGCCTTCGGCGGCTCTGTTGGGCGCTTTGATTACCTTAGGTGGAATGGCCAATAATTATGAATTAACCGCTATGCGAGCGGCAGGGATTAGTCGTTGGCAAATTATTTTTTCTGCATTGCGTGTCGGCATGATATTGATGGTAGTTTCTTTACTGGTTAGCGAAGGGGTGGCACCGGTATCTGAACAAGCGGCTCAAATGCTAAAGTTTACGGCTAAAAATGAACAAGTAGCGTTGAGAACGAAATATGGCTTTTGGACGCGAGATGGTGATACGTATTTAAATATCCGTGAAATTTTAAACTCAGCTGAACTCAAAGACGTCAGTATTTATGAAATGACGGATATGAACGAGCTAAAGTATGCAACGCATGCAAAGACCGCTAGTTTTATTGATAATAAGTGGGAGTTAAGCGGCGTTGAGCAAACCACCATTAATGATGCCGGTGTAAAAGTTGCCTTGTCTGATTCGGCAAAATTAGACTCGTTATTAGACCCTGGTTTGCTTGATGTTATTGTTGTTAAACCAGAGCGTTTATCTATCATGGGCTTAGCCAGTTATATCAACTTTTTAGACAATAACGGGCAAGATGCTACGCATTTTATTGTTGCGATGACCAGTAAATTAATTCGGCCTTTTGTAATTCTGGTTATGCTCTTGATTGCCATCCCGATGGTGTTAGGGGTAAAGCGAGCAGGTAGTACTGGCACGCGAATTTTAATCGGTGCGTTAATTGGAATAGGGTTTAATTTGGTTGATAGACTGTTTGGAAATATTGG from Cycloclasticus pugetii PS-1 includes:
- the lptF gene encoding LPS export ABC transporter permease LptF, whose translation is MPNYKPNTLLMSAFKLKIIDRLLVTQISKMMLGVMTVLTVILLSQRLVRLFSKVTAGELSADVVLSLVGFNLLLLMIKILPVALLLSILLVLGRMYRDHEMTALFSSGIGLTQIYRGIFIFVVPLFALTIYLSLVTAPTLMQAIERVKTSDQANLDIRGITDGRFNEYSRGDLVFYVEKITSDDKMLNVFIQNRQHGKLGITSSKSGEIKVDPVTGDRFIILKDGNRYEGVPGQADYKITKFKEYGVVVAEKSSAQVSFGTKETSTIQLMAMKSPRAISELQKRWSVPLALITFALLAVPISRVSPRAGMYGNLLTALLIYIVFENFMSLSHSWLVKGVTAPWFGIWWVHLLLIGVTAIMVVNMHGVSYVKKKVMFKR
- the lptG gene encoding LPS export ABC transporter permease LptG, which gives rise to MKVVNKYIAVEMLKSTAVAVLFLLSLVLVITFADELDDMGKGQYGLVEIFKYLALIAPRNFYELLPSAALLGALITLGGMANNYELTAMRAAGISRWQIIFSALRVGMILMVVSLLVSEGVAPVSEQAAQMLKFTAKNEQVALRTKYGFWTRDGDTYLNIREILNSAELKDVSIYEMTDMNELKYATHAKTASFIDNKWELSGVEQTTINDAGVKVALSDSAKLDSLLDPGLLDVIVVKPERLSIMGLASYINFLDNNGQDATHFIVAMTSKLIRPFVILVMLLIAIPMVLGVKRAGSTGTRILIGALIGIGFNLVDRLFGNIGVLYGLNPVIAASLPFFLALCISAFTIRRMG